One window of Botrimarina mediterranea genomic DNA carries:
- the larE gene encoding ATP-dependent sacrificial sulfur transferase LarE, with translation MPETLSVAAAADKLVATIHKFGSCAVAFSAGVDSTVVAKAAQLALSEKAIAVIGVGAALPAGELDEARAIAAQIGIRLVERATLEIENADYQANAPDRCFHCKTELYTHVRQAADELSLATILNGANADDTGDHRPGMRAAEDYAVRSPLLECGFGKQEVRDLAKYWGLPVWDKPAAPCLASRIAYGQQVTPERLAMVDAAERRLRDLGLRELRVRYHEGDLARLEVPADAIPLLASDEVRKSLVHDLRKLGFKRVTLDLAGFESGNLNTLVPVEALSIRRS, from the coding sequence ATGCCCGAAACACTTTCCGTCGCCGCTGCCGCCGACAAGCTCGTCGCCACCATACACAAGTTCGGCTCGTGCGCCGTCGCGTTCTCGGCGGGCGTCGATAGCACGGTAGTCGCCAAGGCGGCGCAATTAGCCCTCAGTGAGAAAGCGATCGCGGTCATCGGCGTCGGCGCGGCGCTGCCCGCGGGCGAACTCGACGAAGCCCGGGCTATCGCCGCGCAGATCGGGATCCGTCTCGTGGAACGGGCGACGCTCGAAATCGAGAACGCCGACTATCAAGCGAACGCCCCCGACCGCTGCTTCCACTGTAAGACCGAGCTCTACACGCACGTCCGCCAAGCCGCCGACGAGCTGTCGCTCGCAACGATCCTCAACGGCGCCAACGCCGACGACACCGGCGACCACCGCCCCGGTATGCGCGCCGCGGAGGATTATGCGGTACGTAGCCCGCTACTCGAATGCGGTTTTGGCAAACAGGAAGTGCGTGACCTCGCTAAGTACTGGGGCCTGCCCGTCTGGGACAAGCCCGCCGCGCCCTGCCTCGCCAGCCGCATCGCCTATGGCCAGCAAGTGACGCCCGAACGTCTGGCGATGGTCGACGCCGCCGAACGCCGCCTCAGAGACCTCGGCCTGCGCGAGCTGCGCGTGCGTTACCACGAGGGCGACCTCGCCCGTCTCGAGGTCCCCGCCGACGCGATCCCGCTGCTCGCCAGCGACGAGGTCCGCAAGTCGCTCGTCCACGACCTCCGCAAGCTTGGCTTCAAGCGTGTGACGCTCGACCTCGCCGGCTTCGAGTCGGGCAACCTCAATACGTTGGTGCCGGTCGAGGCTCTCTCGATTCGCCGGTCGTAG
- a CDS encoding pyridoxine 5'-phosphate synthase: MAFLGVNIDHVATVREARRTTEPDPVTAAALAVLGGADGITIHLREDRRHIQDRDLEVLMRTASAPVNLECAVTDEMIEIACRAQPRQVTLVPERREEVTTEGGLDVVGNRDRVDAALRRLAQAGILVSLFVDADPAQVETSATFLGGVNGVELHTGPYAHAFADAGGLRGAAVGQLDRLARAGEIARNAGLLLHAGHGLNYLNVQPVAALPEMRDLNIGHSIVSRAVFTGIEPAVREMKRLIVDASR; the protein is encoded by the coding sequence GTGGCATTCCTCGGCGTCAATATCGATCACGTCGCCACCGTCCGCGAGGCCCGTCGCACGACGGAGCCCGACCCCGTCACGGCGGCCGCCCTGGCGGTGCTTGGCGGCGCCGATGGCATCACGATCCACCTCCGCGAAGATCGCCGGCACATCCAGGACCGCGATCTGGAAGTCCTGATGAGGACCGCGTCCGCGCCGGTAAACCTGGAGTGTGCGGTCACGGACGAGATGATTGAGATCGCCTGCCGTGCCCAGCCGCGCCAGGTGACGCTGGTCCCCGAACGCCGTGAAGAAGTGACCACCGAGGGGGGCCTCGACGTGGTTGGCAACCGTGACCGCGTCGACGCCGCCTTGAGGCGTTTGGCTCAGGCGGGCATTCTCGTCAGTCTGTTCGTCGACGCCGATCCCGCGCAGGTCGAGACGTCGGCGACTTTCTTGGGCGGGGTCAATGGCGTTGAACTGCACACCGGACCCTATGCCCATGCCTTCGCCGACGCTGGAGGATTACGCGGCGCCGCCGTCGGACAGCTCGACCGCCTCGCCCGCGCCGGCGAGATCGCCCGCAACGCGGGCCTCCTCCTCCACGCCGGCCACGGGCTCAACTACCTGAACGTCCAGCCCGTCGCCGCCCTGCCCGAAATGCGCGACCTCAACATCGGCCACAGCATCGTGTCACGCGCCGTGTTCACCGGCATCGAACCCGCCGTGCGGGAGATGAAGCGGCTGATCGTCGATGCTAGTCGGTGA
- the mgtE gene encoding magnesium transporter → MSSSASTLNTLYLPELREMIATDDDASLREFVDALMPARVAEFMEGLDAVESWRVLQVADPERRVEVFGYFEPEKQTALVHALVGAGDADAISGLVADLPADDRVDLLRDVDDHVVEELIPLLPPDDRRETLRLRGFPEGTAGSVMTTEMVCLPEHLSVAEALTEISKQAQEVETVYYTYVVDDDRRLLGLLSARQLVTHYLNPNQLISELMQRDVVTVLAMDDQEAVAEKVADYDFLAIPVVDENRRLLGIVTHDDIIDVFREEATEDALLAAGVAPLENGYLKTHWFTLAYSRGIWLGVMFFAALLTAYALLRYEEGFDKVWWLVLFIPLVISSGGNSGSQSATLVIRGLNDGEVRLEDWRRVLWRELAMGLFLGAGLAIVGYGSALLLTRQAPEPHLSPTSYEMVVVPVTILLVVVCGTLCGGALPLLFQKLGLDPALMSNPFVAGIIDIAGIVIYMTVATAMIAGM, encoded by the coding sequence GTGTCCTCGTCCGCCTCCACGTTGAACACGCTCTACCTGCCCGAGTTGAGGGAGATGATCGCCACGGACGACGACGCGTCGCTCCGTGAGTTCGTCGATGCGCTGATGCCGGCCCGTGTGGCGGAGTTCATGGAGGGGCTCGACGCCGTCGAGTCGTGGCGGGTGCTCCAAGTGGCCGACCCCGAACGGCGGGTCGAGGTCTTCGGCTACTTCGAGCCCGAGAAGCAGACCGCCCTTGTCCATGCCCTCGTCGGCGCGGGCGACGCCGACGCCATCAGCGGGCTGGTGGCGGACCTGCCGGCGGACGACCGGGTGGACCTCCTCCGCGACGTGGACGACCACGTCGTCGAAGAGTTGATCCCGCTGCTGCCGCCCGACGACCGCCGCGAGACGCTGCGGCTGCGGGGCTTCCCGGAGGGGACGGCCGGCTCGGTGATGACAACGGAGATGGTCTGCCTCCCCGAACACCTGTCGGTCGCCGAGGCGCTCACCGAGATCAGCAAGCAGGCCCAAGAGGTCGAGACCGTTTACTACACCTACGTGGTGGACGACGACCGGCGTCTCCTGGGGCTGCTCTCCGCGCGGCAGCTGGTGACCCACTACCTGAACCCCAACCAGTTGATCAGCGAGCTGATGCAGCGCGACGTGGTCACGGTCCTGGCGATGGACGACCAAGAGGCCGTCGCCGAGAAGGTCGCCGACTACGACTTCCTGGCGATCCCCGTCGTTGATGAGAACCGCCGCCTGCTGGGCATCGTCACGCACGACGACATCATCGACGTTTTTCGGGAAGAGGCGACCGAGGACGCCCTGCTCGCCGCCGGTGTGGCGCCGCTCGAGAACGGCTACCTCAAGACGCACTGGTTCACGCTCGCCTACAGCCGGGGGATCTGGCTGGGGGTGATGTTCTTCGCTGCGCTGCTCACAGCCTACGCCCTGCTGCGGTACGAAGAGGGCTTCGACAAGGTCTGGTGGCTGGTCCTCTTCATCCCGCTGGTGATTTCGAGCGGCGGCAACTCCGGCAGCCAATCGGCGACCCTCGTCATCCGCGGCCTCAACGACGGCGAAGTGAGGCTCGAAGACTGGCGCCGCGTGCTGTGGCGAGAACTGGCGATGGGGCTCTTCCTGGGCGCCGGCCTCGCGATCGTCGGCTACGGCAGCGCCCTCCTGCTCACACGCCAAGCGCCCGAGCCACACCTCTCGCCGACCTCGTACGAGATGGTGGTCGTGCCCGTAACGATCCTGTTGGTGGTCGTCTGCGGCACCCTCTGCGGCGGCGCGCTGCCGCTGCTGTTCCAGAAGCTAGGGCTCGACCCGGCACTGATGAGCAACCCATTCGTCGCGGGCATCATCGACATCGCCGGGATCGTCATCTACATGACCGTGGCGACCGCGATGATCGCAGGGATGTGA
- a CDS encoding UvrB/UvrC motif-containing protein, which produces MSLDIGTILRGWDFDPDGVTVRTIQGDDGREKVQLRLDLGVMQMELDGRPDGERVEGYPSWFDLHMARQQEHDAANPDGAPYQLQSEDCALLLREGVQYYHRYVTFWALERYELCARDTERNMRLILFVREHARLERDKLQFDQWRPYVAMMHARSVATPLIASGALDAGLASIDKGIERIERFLADYGRQEQADQVNELSFLKRWRREVAESGKRTLPRPEDYEPDDPVDQLRARLADAVAAERYEEAANLRDELSRLENPPPPTG; this is translated from the coding sequence GTGAGTCTCGACATCGGCACGATCCTCCGCGGTTGGGACTTCGATCCCGATGGCGTGACAGTGCGAACTATTCAAGGCGACGACGGACGTGAGAAGGTCCAGCTGCGCCTCGATCTGGGCGTCATGCAGATGGAGCTAGACGGCCGGCCCGACGGCGAGCGGGTCGAGGGCTACCCCTCTTGGTTCGACCTCCACATGGCTCGTCAGCAAGAGCACGACGCCGCCAACCCCGACGGCGCCCCGTACCAGCTCCAGTCGGAGGACTGTGCACTGCTGCTCCGTGAGGGAGTCCAGTACTACCACCGCTACGTGACCTTCTGGGCATTGGAGCGCTACGAGCTGTGCGCACGGGACACCGAGCGCAACATGCGGCTGATCCTCTTCGTCCGCGAGCACGCCCGGCTCGAACGCGACAAGCTGCAGTTCGATCAGTGGCGGCCCTACGTGGCGATGATGCACGCCCGGTCGGTGGCGACGCCGCTGATCGCCTCCGGGGCCCTAGATGCGGGCTTGGCTTCGATCGACAAGGGGATCGAGCGGATTGAGCGGTTCCTAGCCGACTACGGCCGCCAGGAGCAGGCCGACCAGGTCAACGAGCTGAGCTTTCTTAAGCGGTGGCGCCGCGAAGTGGCCGAGAGCGGTAAGCGGACGCTCCCCCGGCCTGAGGACTACGAGCCGGACGACCCCGTCGATCAACTCCGGGCCCGGCTCGCTGACGCGGTCGCGGCGGAGCGTTACGAAGAAGCAGCCAATCTCCGTGACGAACTGAGCCGACTTGAGAATCCGCCCCCGCCGACTGGGTAA
- the rnc gene encoding ribonuclease III yields the protein MSEELTPDVVDFDACEAALGYRFRDRALLESALTHASGADHRLGSNERMEFLGDAILGAIVCEQLYERFPHFLEGDLTKVKSVVVSRMTCAKLSKRLGLQPFLILGKGMTTSPTVPPSVMADVFESLVAAIYLDGGRDAAAEFVMPLTLREIEHAAAEGVGGENHKSLLQQLVQREEGTTPNYCLLDEKGPDHSKAFQVAVQVGGKRYTPAWGKTKKEAEQRAAANALAEMEDEEPPFVGAEV from the coding sequence GTGTCCGAAGAACTGACCCCCGATGTCGTGGACTTTGACGCCTGTGAGGCGGCATTGGGCTACCGATTCCGCGACCGGGCCCTGTTGGAGTCGGCCCTGACGCACGCCTCGGGCGCCGACCACCGGCTGGGATCGAACGAGCGGATGGAGTTCCTCGGCGACGCGATCCTCGGCGCCATCGTCTGCGAGCAGCTCTACGAGCGGTTCCCGCACTTTCTCGAAGGGGACCTCACCAAGGTCAAGAGCGTTGTCGTCAGCCGGATGACCTGTGCGAAGCTCAGCAAGCGCCTCGGCTTGCAGCCGTTCTTGATCCTCGGCAAGGGGATGACGACTTCGCCCACGGTGCCGCCTAGCGTCATGGCGGACGTGTTCGAGTCGCTCGTCGCGGCGATCTACCTCGACGGCGGGCGCGACGCGGCCGCCGAGTTCGTCATGCCGCTGACGCTCCGAGAGATCGAGCACGCGGCCGCCGAGGGCGTCGGCGGCGAGAACCACAAGTCACTCCTTCAGCAGCTTGTGCAACGCGAAGAGGGAACGACGCCCAACTACTGCCTGCTCGACGAGAAGGGCCCCGACCACAGCAAGGCGTTCCAAGTCGCCGTGCAGGTTGGCGGCAAGCGGTACACCCCGGCCTGGGGGAAGACGAAGAAGGAAGCCGAGCAACGCGCCGCCGCCAACGCGCTGGCGGAGATGGAAGACGAAGAGCCTCCCTTTGTTGGCGCCGAGGTGTAA
- the serC gene encoding 3-phosphoserine/phosphohydroxythreonine transaminase, which translates to MSTATAADQRVYNFSAGPAVLPVPVLEQARDEMLCLPGVGASILEISHRSAAFTAIIEAAEANIRKLLGVPDDYAVLFLQGGGRLQFWMTAANLIGELGAFKGKSADYLLTGSWGKQAMAEAKKVAPVRVAYDSSGSNYDRLPAPFCAGEPAMDLDPDAAYVHYTCNETIQGVQFPSEPDTGGVPLVCDASSDFMHKKLDVTKYGLIYACAQKNAGPAGVTIVIVNKALVADASPNLPIYCNYNTHIAEKSLNNTAPTFSIYIVKLVTEWLLREFGDLDAVYKQNQMKAKLLYDVMDAAPDFYIGHARRECRSLMNVAFRLPSDELTDAFLSGAKKRGLSDLKGHRSVGGARASIYNAMPVAGVECLRDYMLEFKNQQG; encoded by the coding sequence ATGTCGACCGCCACCGCCGCCGATCAGCGTGTCTACAACTTCTCCGCCGGCCCGGCGGTGCTCCCCGTCCCGGTCCTGGAGCAGGCCCGCGACGAGATGCTCTGCCTCCCCGGCGTCGGCGCCAGCATCCTCGAGATCAGCCACCGCAGCGCCGCGTTCACAGCGATCATCGAGGCGGCCGAGGCCAACATCCGCAAGCTGCTCGGCGTCCCGGACGATTACGCCGTACTGTTCCTCCAGGGCGGCGGGCGGCTGCAGTTCTGGATGACTGCGGCAAACCTGATCGGCGAGCTCGGCGCCTTCAAGGGCAAGAGTGCGGACTACCTGCTCACCGGCTCGTGGGGAAAGCAGGCGATGGCCGAGGCCAAGAAGGTCGCCCCGGTCCGCGTCGCCTATGACTCGTCCGGTTCGAACTACGACCGCCTCCCGGCGCCCTTCTGTGCGGGCGAGCCGGCAATGGACCTCGACCCGGACGCGGCGTACGTCCACTACACCTGCAACGAAACGATCCAGGGCGTTCAGTTCCCCAGCGAGCCGGACACGGGCGGCGTGCCGCTGGTCTGCGACGCGTCGAGCGACTTCATGCACAAGAAGCTCGACGTCACCAAGTACGGGCTGATCTACGCCTGTGCCCAGAAGAACGCCGGGCCGGCGGGCGTGACGATCGTTATCGTCAATAAGGCGCTCGTCGCCGACGCCAGCCCCAACTTGCCCATCTACTGCAACTACAACACGCACATCGCCGAGAAGTCGCTGAACAACACGGCGCCGACGTTCTCGATCTACATCGTGAAGCTCGTCACCGAATGGCTGCTGCGGGAGTTCGGCGACCTCGACGCGGTCTACAAGCAGAACCAGATGAAGGCCAAGCTGCTGTACGACGTGATGGACGCGGCGCCCGACTTCTACATCGGCCACGCAAGGCGCGAGTGTCGCAGCCTGATGAACGTCGCGTTCCGCCTGCCGTCGGACGAGTTGACCGACGCGTTCCTCAGCGGCGCCAAGAAGCGCGGCCTCAGCGACCTCAAGGGCCACCGCTCGGTTGGCGGCGCCCGGGCGTCGATCTACAACGCGATGCCCGTCGCAGGCGTCGAGTGCCTGCGTGACTACATGCTCGAGTTCAAGAACCAGCAAGGCTGA
- a CDS encoding 3-keto-disaccharide hydrolase, with the protein MISSRFLAAAALLLFAAADVAAQETTDKPWRQLFNGRDLDGWVVKLHGHDLGDNYRDTFRVADGMIQVRYDKYDAGDFGDRFGHLFYDEPFSHYHLAVEYRFVGDLFPSAPDYARLNSGVMLHAQDPRSILRGQDWPISVELQFLASEGDGRPRATGNVCTPGTHVTYEGSQRDDHILPSTGPTFAPNEWVRAEAIVRGDHITHLINGEKVLEYTKPVIGGGVVSGYAPGEFVEGKPLTSGYIALQAEGNGVDFRKVELRELQTTE; encoded by the coding sequence ATGATCTCCTCTCGCTTCCTAGCTGCTGCAGCCCTCCTCTTGTTCGCCGCCGCCGACGTGGCGGCACAAGAGACAACCGATAAGCCCTGGCGACAGCTCTTCAACGGCCGTGACCTCGATGGCTGGGTCGTCAAACTCCACGGCCACGATCTCGGCGACAACTACCGCGACACGTTCCGCGTCGCCGACGGCATGATCCAGGTGCGTTACGACAAGTACGACGCCGGCGATTTCGGCGACCGCTTCGGGCACCTGTTCTACGACGAGCCCTTCTCGCACTACCACCTCGCGGTCGAGTACCGGTTTGTCGGCGACCTGTTCCCCTCAGCGCCCGACTACGCCCGCCTCAACAGCGGCGTGATGCTGCACGCCCAAGACCCGCGCAGCATCCTCCGCGGCCAGGACTGGCCGATCAGCGTCGAGCTCCAGTTCCTCGCGAGTGAGGGTGACGGCCGCCCCCGCGCGACAGGCAACGTCTGCACGCCCGGCACGCACGTCACTTACGAAGGCTCCCAGCGCGACGACCACATCCTGCCCTCCACCGGCCCGACCTTCGCCCCGAATGAATGGGTCCGCGCCGAGGCGATCGTCCGAGGCGACCACATCACGCATCTCATCAATGGCGAGAAGGTGCTCGAGTACACGAAGCCCGTCATCGGCGGCGGCGTCGTGTCGGGCTACGCCCCCGGCGAGTTCGTCGAAGGCAAACCGCTCACCTCGGGCTACATCGCGCTGCAAGCCGAGGGGAACGGCGTTGATTTTCGGAAGGTGGAGCTGCGGGAGTTGCAGACGACAGAGTAG
- a CDS encoding chloride channel protein: protein MYARFIDWFRPLAGRGVISGDHLTILLAGVVGLAAGVGAAFFGTLIEFFTDHTFGLAAESRLDPATSWWLWTLVIVLSPPIGMLVVAWVTRTFAPEAMGLGVPEVIAAVARHDGVIRPRAAVVKILASGISIGMGGSVGREGPIVQIGSAVGSAAGQLMRLSAKNIKVLVAAGAAAGISATFNAPLAGVIFASEIILGSFAVESLTPIVLASVLADVVQQHIGEHRFDPAFKDLEFQFAGAWVELPSYLLLGLVAGVAAAGFIKVLYGLQDVTERWIPDWRKRALALGAIVGLVGAFYPVPPPAASEDSQTASLMHLPPIMGVGYPVVDHALHLTIEGHEKPSSKKEFEFFSGMFRMAPERAVVVPQDRLWNELLWLAPLVLLKPVMTGLTIAGGGSGGVFAPSLFLGATLGGTFGLLVNLVMPAYSHAPGVYAIVGMAAVVAGATHGVLSAILIVYEMTDQYEIILPIMAAAGVSSVVTKMLETDSIYYKKLSRRGEFISRGHDLHNLDHVMVRDVMVRHFPTLRPGDNAAQIIKIARENPAIESLPVLGADGKLIGIIRAEDLHRVLDSDLTPALVNAEDIALRAPLSVLPSANLIEAMRDFGARDVETLPVEVGVGESRRLVGLLLRADVMRRYRQEMLKRH, encoded by the coding sequence GTGTACGCCCGCTTCATCGACTGGTTTCGCCCCCTCGCTGGACGTGGCGTAATCTCGGGGGATCACTTGACGATCCTGCTCGCTGGCGTCGTGGGTTTGGCCGCCGGCGTGGGAGCGGCCTTTTTTGGGACGCTGATCGAGTTTTTCACCGACCACACCTTCGGCTTGGCGGCCGAGTCGCGGCTCGACCCGGCTACCAGCTGGTGGCTCTGGACGCTGGTGATCGTTCTCAGCCCGCCAATCGGCATGCTGGTGGTGGCGTGGGTGACGCGGACCTTCGCCCCCGAGGCGATGGGCCTGGGGGTGCCCGAGGTCATCGCCGCGGTGGCCCGGCACGACGGCGTCATCCGGCCTCGGGCCGCGGTCGTCAAAATCCTCGCGAGCGGCATCTCGATCGGCATGGGCGGCTCCGTCGGGCGTGAAGGGCCCATCGTTCAGATCGGCTCCGCCGTCGGCAGCGCAGCCGGCCAGCTGATGCGGCTCTCGGCGAAGAACATCAAGGTGCTCGTCGCGGCCGGCGCCGCCGCAGGCATCAGCGCGACGTTCAACGCGCCGCTCGCCGGGGTGATCTTCGCCAGCGAGATCATCCTCGGCTCGTTCGCCGTCGAGTCGCTGACGCCGATCGTGCTCGCCAGCGTCCTCGCCGACGTCGTGCAGCAGCATATCGGCGAGCACCGCTTCGACCCCGCGTTCAAGGACCTCGAGTTCCAATTCGCCGGCGCCTGGGTGGAACTGCCGAGCTACCTGCTCTTGGGCCTCGTCGCGGGCGTCGCCGCGGCGGGCTTTATCAAGGTGCTCTACGGCCTCCAGGACGTCACCGAACGCTGGATTCCCGACTGGCGCAAGCGCGCGCTTGCGCTCGGGGCGATCGTCGGGCTCGTCGGCGCCTTCTATCCCGTGCCGCCTCCGGCGGCGTCGGAGGACTCGCAAACCGCGTCGCTGATGCACTTGCCGCCGATCATGGGCGTCGGCTACCCGGTCGTCGATCACGCGCTGCACCTGACAATCGAGGGGCACGAGAAGCCCTCGTCGAAGAAGGAGTTCGAGTTCTTCAGCGGTATGTTCCGCATGGCGCCCGAACGGGCGGTCGTCGTGCCGCAGGACCGACTGTGGAACGAGTTGCTGTGGTTGGCGCCGTTGGTGCTGTTGAAGCCCGTCATGACGGGCCTGACGATCGCCGGCGGGGGCTCGGGGGGCGTCTTTGCGCCGTCGCTGTTCCTCGGCGCCACGCTCGGCGGGACGTTCGGTTTGCTGGTGAACCTCGTGATGCCGGCCTACTCCCACGCGCCGGGCGTGTACGCGATTGTCGGCATGGCGGCCGTCGTCGCCGGCGCCACCCACGGGGTGCTCTCGGCGATCCTGATCGTTTACGAGATGACCGACCAGTACGAGATCATCCTGCCGATCATGGCGGCCGCCGGCGTGTCGAGCGTCGTCACGAAGATGCTTGAAACCGACAGCATCTACTACAAGAAGCTCAGCCGCCGCGGCGAATTCATCTCGCGCGGGCACGACCTGCACAACCTCGACCACGTGATGGTCCGCGACGTGATGGTCCGCCACTTCCCGACGCTCCGGCCCGGGGACAACGCCGCGCAAATCATCAAGATCGCGCGCGAAAACCCGGCGATCGAGAGCCTGCCGGTGCTCGGCGCCGACGGCAAATTGATTGGCATCATCCGTGCCGAGGACCTGCACCGCGTCCTCGACAGCGACCTGACGCCCGCGCTGGTGAACGCCGAAGACATCGCTCTCCGCGCGCCGCTGTCGGTGTTGCCGTCGGCAAACCTGATCGAGGCGATGCGTGACTTCGGCGCCCGCGACGTGGAGACGCTTCCCGTCGAAGTCGGCGTCGGCGAGAGCCGGCGCCTCGTGGGGCTTCTGCTGCGAGCCGACGTGATGCGTCGCTATCGGCAAGAGATGCTCAAGCGGCATTGA
- a CDS encoding SpoVR family protein, whose translation MPLHELAPLPPDLAAIQVEIEGIARSYGLDFFPTLFELVDADRLNEIAAKGGFPTRYPHWRFGMEYDQLSKQYNYGLGKIYELVINNDPCYAYLMRSNMPVDQRLVMAHVYGHCDFFKCNAWFAKTNRKMMDETANHGSRIRRYMDEFGVEPVEEFIDACSSLDNLIDIHSPHIKRREECCRYDFDPEKEEKRKKPAQRFAAKSYMDSFINPRGGEQAQEEPEGPRRVPERPERDVLLFLLEQAPLMAWQHDVLSILREEAYYFAPQGQTKIMNEGWASYWHSTIMTRHGLSPADFICYCDHHSGTMASSPDRLNPYKLGIELFRDIEDRWNRGAFGKDFDDCDDARERREWNTHAGLGRDKIFEVRRTHNDLTFIDTFLTLDFVREQRLFKFGWNESAEQYEIESRAFPKVKAQLLASLTNAGRPIIDVVDGNYRNRGELYLEHRYTGVELDTREAQDTLRNLNLLWKRPVHIATALEGAHAVLSFDGKEFEIEKGEAEDSSPSLEDLLGHGKGN comes from the coding sequence ATGCCCCTCCACGAGCTAGCCCCGCTGCCGCCCGACCTTGCCGCCATTCAGGTGGAGATCGAGGGGATTGCGCGCTCGTATGGGCTCGACTTCTTTCCGACGCTGTTCGAGCTCGTGGACGCCGACCGGCTCAACGAGATCGCCGCCAAGGGGGGCTTCCCGACGCGCTACCCGCACTGGCGGTTCGGGATGGAGTACGACCAGCTCTCGAAGCAATACAACTACGGCCTCGGCAAGATCTACGAGCTGGTCATCAACAACGACCCCTGCTACGCGTACCTGATGCGGAGCAATATGCCGGTCGATCAGCGGCTGGTGATGGCGCACGTCTACGGGCACTGCGACTTCTTCAAGTGCAATGCCTGGTTCGCCAAGACCAACCGTAAGATGATGGACGAGACGGCGAACCACGGCAGCCGCATCCGCCGGTACATGGACGAGTTCGGCGTCGAGCCCGTCGAGGAGTTCATCGACGCGTGCAGCAGCCTCGACAACCTGATCGACATCCACTCGCCGCACATCAAACGCCGCGAAGAGTGCTGCCGGTACGACTTCGATCCCGAGAAGGAAGAGAAGCGGAAGAAGCCCGCCCAGCGCTTCGCGGCGAAGAGTTATATGGACTCGTTCATCAACCCGCGCGGCGGTGAGCAAGCGCAGGAGGAGCCGGAAGGCCCGCGCCGTGTGCCCGAACGGCCCGAGCGAGACGTGCTGCTGTTCCTGCTGGAGCAGGCGCCGCTGATGGCGTGGCAGCACGACGTGCTGTCGATCCTCCGCGAAGAGGCCTACTACTTCGCGCCGCAGGGCCAAACGAAGATCATGAACGAGGGTTGGGCCAGCTACTGGCACTCAACGATCATGACCCGCCACGGCCTCTCGCCCGCCGACTTCATCTGCTACTGCGACCACCACTCGGGGACGATGGCCTCGTCGCCCGATCGGTTGAACCCCTACAAGCTCGGCATCGAGCTCTTCCGCGACATCGAAGACCGCTGGAACCGCGGCGCCTTCGGCAAAGACTTTGACGACTGCGACGACGCCCGGGAACGCCGCGAGTGGAACACGCACGCCGGACTAGGCCGCGATAAGATTTTTGAAGTGCGCCGCACGCACAACGACCTGACGTTCATCGACACTTTCCTGACGCTCGACTTCGTACGCGAGCAGCGGCTCTTCAAGTTCGGCTGGAATGAGTCGGCCGAGCAGTACGAGATCGAGAGCCGGGCGTTCCCGAAGGTGAAGGCCCAGCTGCTAGCGAGCCTCACCAACGCGGGCCGGCCGATCATCGATGTTGTCGATGGCAACTACCGCAACCGCGGCGAGCTATACCTGGAGCACCGCTACACGGGCGTCGAACTCGACACTCGTGAAGCCCAGGACACACTCCGCAACCTGAACCTGCTGTGGAAGCGGCCCGTCCACATCGCGACGGCGCTCGAAGGCGCCCACGCGGTGCTGTCGTTCGACGGCAAAGAATTTGAGATCGAGAAGGGGGAGGCCGAGGACTCGTCGCCGAGCCTCGAAGACCTTCTCGGACACGGGAAAGGCAACTGA